In the genome of Cynocephalus volans isolate mCynVol1 chromosome 10, mCynVol1.pri, whole genome shotgun sequence, the window GCATGTTCTGATCAGCACCCACCACTTGACCCTCTGACTGTCTCTGTCCAAACTGCGTCTAAATGACTAAGATGCTCACTCTCCATACCACTCAGTTCAACCTTTAGCTGTGTTCTGAATTCTTTTGTGTTGCCGGCTAGACCCCAGCAGCTGGCACCACACATGGCTTAGTTCTCCTGAAGGCCCAGCTTTGGCTGCATGTTGGTGCCACTGGGGGCTTTAATCCCATCCCCCCATGTCAAGGCTACACCCCAGGCTGCCCTTCTGGGAGTGGGATCCAGACATCAGATTTTTTAATTCCCCAGATAATTCCAGTATGCAGCCAAGGTTAAGGAACACATTCCTAGAAAAATATGCCAGAAGCTGTTTGTTGATTCAGCCAATTCTGTGTGCATACGAGTGAGTGTGAACAAAAATGAGAGAGACACACGGTAAGACAGAGGAAACGAGAAAGAGGCTACTCGGTATGTGTAGGCTGGGTCCCTCATCCTCGGCACTACTGACACTTTGGGCCAGATGATTCTGTGCTGTGGAGGCTGCCCTGTGCACTGCAGGATATTTAGTAGCATCCATGGGCTCCACCTGCCAGATGCCAATAGCGCGCCTGccacagttgtgacaaccaaaaatgtctccagacattgtcaaatgtccctgGGGATAAGGGAGCAAATCAGACCTGCATAAGAATTACTAGTGCAGACTAGCCACCAAGTAATTGATTGcacatttatttcacatttcaGTCATAAGTCACAAGACCACTTCTCCAAACTGGACTGAGTGCCTGAGGATTGTGAACATTGGGGTCAAGTGTCTTGGCGAGGGACATATGGGACTGACTACACACAGGGTGGGATGGGAAGCAATGGGTGAGATTTGCAGGAGGTTCTGAAGCAGGAAGGGGTCGCAAAGAAACTGGGTCAGGTGGGCTCAAGGCAGTTTAGAGGAGTAGGTGGTGGGCAAACCTGTGAAGATAACCAAAACAAGAAGAAAGCCAGACCCTCAGTAAAATTACAAAATTGGAGGCAAGCAGAGGATTGTCAAGGATTGACGAAGGTGGTAACCAAAGCTGGGAAAAGGCAAACAGTCAAAGAAGGAGCTCTCGGAAGTTTAGCACAGGGGAAGGACCCCACAAAGCAGAGTTTTAGGGACACATGTCTAGGATGGTGTGTAGTCTGGACTGGGACAGGATGAGGAGGGGACGGGAGCAGGAAGCCAGGCAGCAACAGTCCCAGCCCACCTGCTGTCTGATGTCTAAAATACCCTTAGGGAGGGCAAAGGCCATTACTCCAGTCAGAGTTCAGAGGGACAGGTGGGCCCACTGGTAGAGAAGACATCAAGGGGCAGACTTTGGAGTCCACTGTTGCCTGCAACCTGAGCACTGGGAGCAGCAGCAAGCTCTCTAATCAGCTTTCCCTGTGACCAGCTTTCCCCAGCATCCCTGGGTCTCTGAAGAAAGGCCTTCAGAATGGCTCCTCCAGACATCATGCCAGAAGCACAGGGGCCAGTGAGAGGTTCCTGCTTCCTGACCCTCTCCCCGCTGCTCTGCGACCCCCACTCTCCTGGCTTCCCTCTACGTCTCTCCACAAACGTCTCAGCCCCTTCGCAGTTCCTCTGCCCATCTCTGGGGGTTGGTGTCTCCAGTCCTCAAACCCACACCTCTTCTCATCTAACTGCTTCTAGAAGCATCTATCTAAAGCCTGGATCTGCACTGAAAAATCCTTCAGTTGCTCTCTGCTGAACATAAGATAAAGCCCAAGGTACTCAAACCTTTCTTGATCTTGGTCCACCTCccgtcccctcccaccccacacctAGATATTCTGAGCCACCCTTAACAGCCTGGAgaacttgtttgtttttaagccactCTGCGTAACAGCTTTTTGCTTACTTCTCAGTCTGCACCACAGACTCTGAGCAGAAACCTGGGTGAATCCTCTCTGCGGCCTCAATGCCTGACCTGCAGCTGCTACATAATGCTCAGAGGAGTAGACACCGTCTGCTGAGTGCTGTTCTATGTGCTTTactatttactttattttatcctCCTGACATCGTTCTTTTACAGTATTATTTATAACAATAATATTACAGTAATATAAGTAATAATATtcattatcatccccattttacagatgagagtaCTAAGGGCAGAAATGTGAGGAAATTTCCCCAGGTTTACAAAGTTAGAAAATGGGGAGATTCAAACCCAATCTGACCCCAGAGCCAGCACTCTTTATCACTGTGCGATACCACTTCTTAATAAGAGACTTTTCAGTGAAATAATCGAATTATGCTCATAATTCTGTAGTGAGTGAAGGGAAATTCACTGCAGACCCTTCTGGGCCTCCACGTGGAGATGAGGTGGGAAGAGATGAGCATGGCACCCAGCTTAAGGGGCACAGGGCGGGAGCTCCACATTCCACCTTTGTGGGGTCACTGCTACTTACCTGGGTGGGGCAGAAACACCACGAATGTCAGTGCTGCTTCAGCCGTGGGAGGAGCCAAGCCCGGCCTGATCTGCATCTGGGCCAGCATGGCAGGGTCTAGTAGCATCCACTAAACTCACAAAATAAAGGCAGGAAAGGGTGCCCTGGTTCAGAAAGACTAGGTAGGTGGACACCATGAACCCACAGCTGAGGTCAAAGACCAAAATCCAAGAGATGAGATCAGGGCAGACCCCACAGGCAGCTGGGGCAGAGATTATGCAGGCCTAAACAGAGCAGCATTAGCTGAGGAAGCTGGTCCAGCCCTTCCAAGCCCAAGAAGGAAGATGGGGTTGGCATCATTGGCTAATAGGAACAGCTCCCTGGCAACCCGTTCAGGGGTGATGCTCAGTAGCCCACTCAGAATTCTGGGACTCCTACTGTCGGCCCcactatttctattttaaataccCTGTTCATAATAGGTGAGTCGAGCTGGCACCTCCAGAGAAGACATGTAGGTAAAGGCTTGCAATTACACATATCCCATACCTGAGACACTAACAGAAGCCCCAACTAGCAGCCCACATAGTTGACACCAGCACCTAGTTTAGTTTCACAATGAGTGAGCATTCAAATGACCACGTTTTCTTTAAAATTGCCAAAGCCACACACTCACCCGCATTGGCTCGTCGGGGAATCCAGGTTTGCTTGGCCTGTCCTGTCTCCGGGATCTCAGGAGCTGTTTGGCCTGCTTTTCCATCAGAATTGGGGAGGCCTCTGAAACAGTCAGGAAGGTTCCTTAGGGACTCTCAGACACAGGACTCCATCTACACCATCCAAAGCAAAGTATTTGCAAGTTCAATTTTGGTTAAAACACAAAAGTTCTTTCCCAGGGACCTGTCCCAAAGGACACGGTCTGCCAGAGGGCTCAGAGATAAATTTCAAATTGTTTCTAATATGGTTAACCTCAAAGCAAAAACTGCATAACTTAAATATATTTACCTATTGCAATGACCCATTCCTTTAAAAGTGGGTATTAATTTaatgaatatgttttttaaaacacagtttcTTTAGTTCTCTGGTCTGTGTCTCTAATCCTTTAGGTTTGCtttagtgggatttttttttaatcctcaatAACTAAATAAAGTTTAAAGTTGTTACTGGAAGATGCCCAGTGACAATAAGATTATGTTACACTTGATAATCCCATTAACCCCTCAAAGAAGATatgatgataataaaattattatactgTTTTGATAATCACACGCAAATTGTAAAAGATAGTATCCTAATAAAAGTACATCAAATGTTGGCGATCTCATATGAACTCTAAAAGAAGGGATGTTGACGATTTATCAGAGATTTAGTGCTCAAatacatttaaagattttttttggttttttaaagtaatatatctCTAACAGTAATTCTAGAAGCCTgctcttacagaaaaaaaagaaaaagaaaaagcattgaaaTATCTATACATTATATACTATATatcatttgaaatgaaaaaaaactgaaaaattcaaacaGACAGTTATTCCAGCTTATCATGTCAGCACAGAAAGAGGCTGTGCTTCTGGATTGAATGCCCACCTAAGAAGAGAGCCAGGAGGATTGGACACAGCACAAGCACAAGCGACTTCTTCATCCTGCCTCGGTTCCTCAGCAGAGTGAGTTCTCCCAGACTGAGCCAGCCCACTTGAAGGAAGCCAAGTCAGGCCCAGCACTTGTTTACGCTGTGACTAACAGGACTTACGGTATGACGCTAAACGCATCTGACTCCGAGTTTTTAGTAATGACCgctaaaatattttcctctgaatTCCTGTAAATGTTCATCCTAAGGAAGGAAATTCTCTCTAATACGATTTTCAGAGCTTGAATTTGAGAAAGCAACATGCAATGTTCATTTCGGTTACACAGATGTATGTGTGCACCACAGACTCATGTATGAGTTTTATCTGTAGCTTCAGTTTATGTTCGTTTCATCAAGAATTAATAATCTTACATTTGCatattttatgacattttttcCAAAGCCCTTTCGCCAATCTAATCGGATGATATTGACCCTCCCAGTAATTTCAGAGGTAGGCAGGGAGATTAACAAGGGGCaagataaggggaaaaaaattttttgtcagctgaatttggagtcagaaagaccagggttcaaatcctggctttctCCTCTTTTTAGCAACATAACCTTAAGTAAGTCACTTaccctttctgaacctcagtttcctcctctgtaaaaaaGAGGTAACAGTACCTAACTCACGGGGTGTGATACAATGAGGGATAAGCTACGAACGTCATGGCAGCTAGTACCAATGACCATTACCcacctccattttacaaataagagaaGTGAGATTCAGAGATGTGAAATCAAGTTCACGTTTACACATTATGAATGCTGGGGGAGAGTCTAAGTCTTCTGTCTTCAAACCCAGAATGTGTGCTCCATGACCTCAGGGGCATCCCTGATAAAAGGCCTCGTGCTGTATGCTGTCACTAAGACCAACCAGCCTTACTCCAGtcttaagattatttttataaagacaaCAAAATCCCAACAAGCTGAAGACCTTTTCAATTGAAACCATCCATAAATATCACAGGAagaaattatgaaattttaattacttaattaatttttaattcttaaaattattaaattttaagtatGACTGGAAGGCATCTGGCATTTGTTTGAATAAAATTCTCAATTCAGAGAAATGATCTGATGTTCCCGTGGTCACTTTGCCAGCTCAAAACAATACCCTATCTGTAGTTGTCCAAGTTTATGCTAATACTGTGTAACTGATATTAAAGCTAAATGTTCTGCCCACTCAGTTGGTATAAAGATATTTTGAGCAGATtgtaaacaaggaaaaaaaatcatgcattGTTAGCAAAGCTGCCTCGTGTGTTAATTGTCTCAGATTTTGACGTTTGGTTTTATGTACTCTGTTGCCATTAACATCCTTCTGTTTTCATGTAGTTTTCAATAATTGAGGAATTTTAAGAGTATTATTTTAGGAATATGTATTTGTCACATTAAACATCTTGGGGGTTTTATGTGGACTCTcaaattttttattccttctgcTCTTTGTGGTTAGATAGAACACTAACTGTATTGTTTTGTTATGTCAAACAAACATCCTCCATggcccagaggaaaaaaaaatctagacctTGGTAGAAATTTCCAACATGTCCAATGTAAATTTACTacgaaaaaatatttttactttagtaACTTTTGTCTATATCGGCACtgtccaataaaaacaaaatatgagcCACAGATGCAagcatatatgtaatttaaatttctctagtagccacattttttaaaagtaaaaaaaaaagactaaaaaaagttaaaattttaatattattttttatttaatacaatgaaatatccaaaatattatttcaacatgtaatccaTATGAacaaattattaatgagatattttacattttttcatccAAGTCTTTAATATCTggtgtatattttacacttataCATTTCAGATGTTCAGTAGCCATTTGTGGCTAGTGCTTCCCATATTAAACAGTATGGATCTAGATCCTTCTATCTCTATTGCCACCACCCAGCTCTGTCTCACCCAAGCTGTCTCTCTCCCAGCTTCCTGCACCAGGCTCCCAACTGGTCTCCCAGCTTCCCTCCCATTCGCTTCAATCCATTATCCGTGCAGCAGCAATGATAGATGATCtttgtaaaacagaaatagaCAATATAAGTTGGACCTTGTTATATATCTCTGCTTAAGAACCTTCATTATCTTTTCACTGGACTGAGAACAAAATCAGAATCCTTACCAAGCACTATAGGACCCTGAGTTATCTGTGCCTCCTGCTCTTTCCAACCCCACTCTGACCACTCCCCTCCAGCATGCTGCAATCAAGCTACATGCAGTCACCTTCAACCTAACAAGCTCTttcccacctcaggacctttgcacgtgCTCTTTTAATGACTGGCTCCTTCTCGTTCTTCAGGTTTCAATTTGAAATTTCTCCAGCTCAGGCAGGCCTGCCATTACCAGCCTACTTAATAATAGTTCCCTACCCTCCACCACTGCCGTTAGTCTCCATCTCATAGCACTCACCATAATGTgtaaatattgtatttatttttttactttttaaaatctgtctcctccactgcaCTGCAAACTCTGAGTAAgcttgtattacttttataaattttttcttaaaagacacaGGAACATCTGGTAGGCCGGAGAGATTCTGGGCCTGTATCAAATCCTGAATGCTGGTGCTCAGTCTCAGGCAGAGAGAGCCCTTCGGGTGTGACAATGGCAGAGACATTCAAATGCCCTGCGGTTTGGCATCTGGAGATATAGTCCCCAAAGTGGGTGGGGTTTGGGGGGTTTCTATAAGAAGAATGAAAGAGCAAGGTCCCTTTTTGTGTGTCGCTCTGGTAGGAAGAATTCTCTTCTATCCTATGCCCCATTCCAAAtgaaagcagtaatcagaaaACTAGGTCAGGCTCTCAGAAGAAGATGCAATTCCCAATAAATCCACAAGGTGGGAGAATAGAGAGCAGAACCAGGGGCAACCGAGGACTGTGGAAAGAAACTCAAGGCCACCAAGGTTAACCATGTAAGAAGTTGCCGGGGGTCCCAGTGAATCTACTGGAGGTGGAgaaggggtggagagagagagtgctGCATTTCCTGAGACTATTTCCCTATTATTTTACTTGGTGCACCATTTGAAGGTCTTCATCAGGCGCTGAGGCCTAGGAAAGCTGTATTACCAATTTGACAACATTTAAGAACATATGAAGGAAGAATGCTATCGCCCATATTCACAGCTCCTGAACGtaactaatattttaatttgtgtgATCTTCCCATATCTTTTTAGAAGGAATTCTCAAATTACACAGATATTTAAGGATCATTGATAAAGTCAACACTATAAGGTTCTCAACATCATCACACTGGACATTGTTTTCAACAAGAAAAGACAGTGATTTCAAATTCTATGAGCTAAAGAAACTTCAGAGGCTAGGGACCAACACTTCTTTTTGACTACAGAAAGATGCTGAATCTGTCCCACCAAGAGAATTATA includes:
- the C10H17orf67 gene encoding uncharacterized protein C17orf67 homolog, yielding MKKSLVLVLCPILLALFLEASPILMEKQAKQLLRSRRQDRPSKPGFPDEPMREYMHHLLALEHRAEEQFLEHWLNPHCKPHCDRNGVHPV